The Streptomyces sp. DG1A-41 genomic sequence GGCAGTCTGTGGACCTGCCCGCTAAAGCACGACGTTGGGGCCATGATCTTAGAGGCTCGCCCCAAAGTGGCTGCCTAAAGCCGTGGAGCCGACCGCCCCAGCCACAGAGGGTGTCTCCCACCTCATGCCCGCAGCTCGCCAGCGCGCCGCCGGGCGCGGCCAGCCGGGGCGCAGACAGGAGGCAGGCCGCGCCGCAGAGGCGGCGCGCGCCCGCGCCGTGCGCGGGCCTTGAACCCGTGAAGAAGGTTGTTACTCAGCAGCGGATGTGGTGCGCCACAGGGGAGCGTCGTACTGCTTCGGACGGCTGTTGATCAGCAGCTGGCGCAGGTCCTCGCGCAAGGAGACGTTGAGGTTCAAGGCTTCTGTGATGCGGCGGAACGTCGTGTGGGTAACTCCGCGGCCGCGGGCCTCAGCTTCGAACTGGTCGAGCTGGGACAGTACGGCGTCTGGGTCGAGCTGCACCGGTGGCTGGTCCTTGAGCCATGCGGCCTTGTTGCGCTCGTAGTCGATCTCCGAGTAGCCGCAGATTTCGCGGCTGTGTGCCTCGACCTCGTCCAGGGTGGCGGTGGTCAGGATGGCTCGGGTCAACTGGTTGCGGGTCAGTGCCTCGTCCAGGTCGACCTCATGGACCGTCGGCCCCTCGTCGGTGAGGGGGACCGGGAGGCCGGCGTCTCGCATCTCGCAAGTGCCGCGTACGCCTCGGGCTGTCGCCGCGAGCATCCCGGTTGCCTCGGAGGGATGCCACTCCAGGACCGAGCTGATCGGCTCGACGTCCCTCGCTGTGAGGGTGTGGATGAGCGGGCCGAGCATGCCGCGCAGTTCGTCGAGAGGGAGTTCGCCATCGAGGCCGGGGCCCGCCACCAACAGGCGGACGGGAGCGTTCACCTGGCAGCACGCGGCGAGTGTGACGGCGTCGGCGAGTGGGCTCTTCAGCGTTGGCTCGTCGCCGCGGGCGAGGACGTCGCCGCCCACGTCCAGGAGGTCGATTGACGCTGGTGACAAATGGTCCACCAGCTCTTCGAGTTGGCGGGTGACGCCCTCGACCCCGTGGCGCGGATCGATCAGCGCGAGCGTGTGCGGGAGCTCTGCTGCAAGTCGGGGGAGATTCGAGCCTGCCGGAGCGATCGGGCGGGCCTCGGCCGGCACTGCCCAGACTGCTGGGGTGAGGGGCAGGAGACCGGTGAAGTTGTCTGGTCCTCGGGGGCCCGGTACTGGGTCGACCAAGAGGCGGTCCCACGCGTACGTGAGGATCACCGCCTGGTCCTCGTCGCCGTAGAGGGCGGCGTG encodes the following:
- a CDS encoding DUF1152 domain-containing protein; this translates as MTRLIVAAGGGGDAVAAAMIHAALYGDEDQAVILTYAWDRLLVDPVPGPRGPDNFTGLLPLTPAVWAVPAEARPIAPAGSNLPRLAAELPHTLALIDPRHGVEGVTRQLEELVDHLSPASIDLLDVGGDVLARGDEPTLKSPLADAVTLAACCQVNAPVRLLVAGPGLDGELPLDELRGMLGPLIHTLTARDVEPISSVLEWHPSEATGMLAATARGVRGTCEMRDAGLPVPLTDEGPTVHEVDLDEALTRNQLTRAILTTATLDEVEAHSREICGYSEIDYERNKAAWLKDQPPVQLDPDAVLSQLDQFEAEARGRGVTHTTFRRITEALNLNVSLREDLRQLLINSRPKQYDAPLWRTTSAAE